The DNA region GCTGAGTGAGGTTTTTAGATATTTGTATACTTTTTTTTATTAATCTTGCTATATGCATTGGAAATCTTATAATATGTCTTTTGCTTGATATCTCTTTAACTATACTTTGTTTTATCCACCATACTCCATAAGTAGAAAACTTAAATCCCTTTCTATATTCAAATCTTTTTACAGCCTCTATTAAACCAATATTACCTTCATCTATTATATCTATAAATGGAACTCCGCTATTATAATACCTTTTTGCAATGCTGATAACTAATCTTAAATTGGATTTCACTAATTTGTGCTGAATAGAATCTATTTCTTTGTCAATTTCTTCAATTTCTTTAGAATATTTTTTTTCGTCTTCATCTATTAATTTGTTTTTGTTTTCTCGGCAAACTTCAAGACGCTGCCATAATTCTAATTCTTCTTCCTTTGTCAGTCTGCGTATTTCACCTATTTGTTTTAAATATACGCTGACAGGACCTTTGTATTCTTCGTTAATATCTTTTTTCAAGTGTTATGTTTCCTATCAAAAGAATATAAAAATTTAATATACATAGAATAAAAGATTTTTAAAAATTGTCAAGCTTATAAATATAAACTTGCTTCTATTCCTATTTTACTTTCCATGCTTCTGTAAGCATATAATTGTTTTGAACGGGCATATTCATATTTTACACCTATTATTATTCTATATATTTCAAAGCCAATACCTACTGATATGCTTGGAGTCCACTCATTATAAGAATTAAGTATTGTGTATTTGTTATATTCTCTCTTTACAGTATTTATTTCATCTAAATTAGCTGCTAAATATATACTGCTTATAAAACTAATTTCACCCCATATTGGTACTCTAAAGTCGATGCCGGAAAATATACCAAATAAATTAACAAAATTTGATTTTTTAAATCCAGTAATAGCAAAATAGCTTCCTCCATAAAATGTAAACCAAGAATATTTATAATGCAAAGAAAACTGCATCTGTTCAAAACCGCTGTCTCTAAACTCTTCTGTTTCTCTATTATATAAAGTTTCATCTCCAAGTATATCCCCAGCAATATGAGCACATACATGCCTTAAAGGGCTAAATCTAAATCTTAAAGTGTCATCATATATATAGTCAAAAAAAGTTTCTACCTGCATATAAGTGCCATACATTAAACTTTGTCCATAATATTGACTAGTACCATTTTTATATTTAGACAAGAAAAAGTGCGTTAAAAATCCAACACCGATTTTAAATCTATGTATATCCATATATTTAAATGATATAGGGGTTACTTCTGTTGCAAGTGTAGGCTGATAAAAAAAATCAATATCATCAAATTTGAAATTAGGGTTTGGGTACATTTCTTTTATATTAAAAATTGTTCCAAGTAAAAAACTGCTGTTATATGCATTAGGGTCAGCCCATGAAGAAAAATATCTGTCTGTTTCATAATTTTTAAAAGGATTATAATTCCATTTTAATTTTGTGTTAGTTTCATAACTATCCATTTTAAATTTTATAGAATTAGTTTCTTGTGAGTATATGTGTATACTTAAAATAAATATTATTAAAATAGCATATTTCATAAAAATCTCCTCTTTCATTGAACAATGTTCATTTTAAACTATAGGATATTTTTGTCAATAGAACAATGTAAATAAAAAGCTTTAAATTTTTATATTATAATATATAATATATGAAAATGTTAGGTTGATAATATTATATGAGATTGTTGTTAAGAGTTTTTATTATATTTTTGGTGTTTTTTGTATCCAAAATATATACTTTAGAATATAGTTTTTATCCTAAAGAATATATAAAATTTAATAGAAATTATGTGAATATAGATGATATAAATTATGTAGAGTATTCTCAGAGTTTAAAAATATTAGATTTCCCTATGACTAGTAAAGCAGTATGGTTTAATAAAATACCAGTATTAGATATAGTTTTTGAATTATATAGCTTATTGGCGTATTCTCCAAGTATAAATACTAAAGTTTATTACTTAGCTTTTTATAGAACTCTAAAAGAGATAGAAGTTTTTGTTAGTAACAGTAGAAAAGTTTCTGTGTTTTATCAATATTCAAGCACAATGCAAAATTATTATGATAATATGATTAGAAATCTTTCTATATCATATAATAAACTTAATTTTGATACGCATATGTACATTGGATTTAATTTTTATATTTCCTAAATATTTTTAATTTTTTAAGCAGTTAATTATTTTATTTTTTCTTTTAAAATATTTGCAATTATAATTATTTATGATATATTATTAGTATTAAAGTTTTTAAATAAAGGTTATAGGTGTCTGATTTAAAAGTATATAAAATAATATCTTTAGATGGTCCTTCGGGTGCTGGTAAAAGTACAGTAGCTAAGTTAGTTGCTAAAAAGTTAGGATATAAATATTTAGATACTGGTGCTATGTATAGGGCTGTAACCTTATTTTTTTTAAATAAAAATGTTAATATACAAAATGATAATGAGATCATATCTGCTATCGGCGATTTAAAAATTAGTTTTGACAATAATAACAAGATATACTTAAATGATGTAGATGTTAGTGAAGAGATAAGAAGTATAAAAGTTGTTAATATGGTTTCTAAAGTATCTTCTATCAGTGCAGTTAGGAAAAGTATGGTTTCCTTACAGAGAGCTATTGCTGAAAATGATAATTATGTTGTAGACGGCAGAGATATAGGAAGTGTTGTTTTTCCTCTTGCAAAATATAAATTTTACATAGATGCTTCGGTTGATATTAGAGCTAAAAGAAGGTATGAAGAAGAAATACAAAAGGGCAAAAATATAACTTTTGAGGAAGTATTTGATAGCATAAAAAAAAGAGATGAGTTTGATTCTAATAGGGAAGATAGTCCCCTAGTAGTACCTAAAGATGCTATTATTATAGATACTACAAATATGACTATAGATGAAGTTGTACAAAAAATCACAGATGTGGTTTTTAATAAAAAATCTAATGAATAATTAGATATTAACCTGATTTTAAGTTCAGGAGGGAGAGGGAAGAATGATGGAAGATAATAATTTATCAGAACAAAAAAATGAATTTCTTAAGGCATTAGAGGAGAGTGACAATAAGACGCACTTTAGAGGAAGTGTTGTTAAAGGAAAAATAGTCCAATTCGATGACACTGATGTTTTTATAGATTTTAATTCTAAGGTTGAAGGTAAAATAAATAGAGACGAATTTGATAAAGAGCCTGTTAAAGGTGAAGAGATTGAGGCTGTAATAAAGGGAGAAGATAATAATAAGGGTTATGTTATTTTATCTAAGAGAGATATTGATAAGAGAAAGGCTCAGGATTTAATAGAAGATGCTGTAAAAAATGCTACTCCAATAAATGGTGTTGTTAAAGAGGCTATTAAGGGCGGATTTACTGTTTCTTTAATGGGACATAATGCTTTTTGTCCTTTCTCTCAAATTGATATTTCAAGAGGAATTAAAGAAGCTGATTATATAGGCAAAGAGTTTCAATTTAAGATTATAGATAGAAAAGGAAATAAAGATATAGTTGTTTCTAGAAGAGTTTTGCAAGAAGAGACTCAAAATAAGGTAATAGAAGAATATTTATCAAATTTAAAAGAAGGCGATATAGTAGAAGGAAAAGTTAAAAACATAGAGAAATTCGGTGCTTTTATACAATTAACAGAAGGTTTAGACGGTTTCCTTGCTATACCAAATATGTCTTGGGCTAAGATTATTAACCCTAAAAACATTATTACTAAGGGTGAAGAGAGAAAATTTCAGGTTTTATCTGTTGATAGAGAAAAAAGAAAAGTTGATTTAGGTATTAAACAGCTTGAGGGAGATACTTGGTATAAGTTTGTTGAAGAGTATCATGTTGGAGATATAATCAAAGGTGAAGTTACTACTGTTAAAAAATTTGGTGCTTTTGTAAATGTATATGAAGGCGTTGAGGGTCTTATACATGTTTCTGATTTGAGCTGGAACTCTCATGTTAATAATCCTAATGATTTTGTTAAGGTTGGCGCTTATTTAGAATGCAAAATTCTTGATATGAATGTACCTGAAAGAAAATTAACTTTAGGCTTAAAACAGGTTAAAGATAATCCTTGGGACAGTGCTGAGAGAGATTTCCCTGTTAAGAGTTCTGTGAAATGTAAAGTAAAAAGAATATTTAAAGACTTTGCTGTATTTGAACTTCCTAATGGTCTTGAGGGTATATGTGATATTAGTGATTTCGATTGGATGAACAATACTGTTAATATTAAAGACTATATAAAAGAAAATGAAGAAGTTGAAATGGTTATTATGTCTATAGATAGAGATAAGCAAAGAATTAAACTAAGCTATAAACATACTAAAGAAAGTCCTTGGAGATTATTTGATAAGGCACATCCTCATGGTTCTATAGTTAATGGTACTGTTAAAGCTATTATAGATTCTGGTGTTATTGTATCTTTAGAGAATGATTTAGAAGGATATATGCATATTTCTCAAATAGACTTGCCTAAAGGTGAGAGTTTAGAGAATGTACTTAAAGTTGGAGAGAGTTATCCTTTTGTTGTAAGAGAGGTTAATCAGGTAAAAAGAAGAATATCACTTTCTCGAAGAGAGTATATGGAAGCTGAAAACAAAAAAGAAACTCAAAGCTATATTTCTAAAGAAGAACCTACTTCTTTAACTTATAATCCTTTCGATAATATTAAAAATTAATTTATATAATTATAATTCTAAAATCATAAGCATTATTATGATTTTAGAATTTTTTATATTTTGTATTTGTAATGCAAGATGTTGTGATGTTTTTTATTTATTATTTTTATTAGTTCGTTTTTTTATTAAAATGACTTTGTGAAGAATATAAATAATTCAAAAAATATTTAAGCATATAATTCAATAATTTTTGTACACGTAATTTTTTGATATAGTTAAGTAATTATAAAAATAATTTTTACATAATGCTCCATTAAAAAATAAATTCTATATATGTTATGATAATAAAATGATAAAAGACTATTGACTTATGTATTAACATAATATATTATTATGTTAATATACTATATTTTGTCTACTGGAGATAATTATGTTCCCTATATTGAATTTCGCGTTAATGCTAATCATTCCTATTATAGTTGTCGGTATTTCTAAAATTATCGATAGAAAAAAAAACAACAATAACTCAAATTTTGATGATATTTTTGCTGAAGAAAAAGCTGCATTAGAAGGAATTATAGAAGAGAAAATATCAGAAGTTAGGGATAATGCCATAGATTTGGAGATTGCTGTAAAAAAGGCAGGTTTTATAAGTAAATCTATGGAAGAAGATTTAGCTAAGCTTAATAATAAAATAGAATCATATAAAGATTATAAAGCAGCAGTATCTCAATATCAGGAACAAGTAGATTCGCTTGAAGAGGCTTATTTAGACATACTTAATAAAGTTGATACTGTATTAAAAGAACGCAACACTATAGAAAAAACTTATAAAAGAATATCTGATGTTAAAACCAAAATGATAGAGTTAGAAAAAAATGTTTCTTCTATACAAGATAATTTGATTGCTTCTTATAATGCTAAATTAAATGATTTTGAATCTGAATTATATAAGAGATTTGATGCACTTACTACTAATTTACTTGCTCGTGATGCTCATTATACAGATATGGCTGAACAAGAGAAAGATAAGATATCAGCATTAACAGAAGAGTTTAAGCTTCATGTAGCAAAAAAAGAGGAATTATTTACAAATCAGCTTACTCAGCTTGCTGAAAGAACTGCCCGCAATAACATAGAGCAATTAGCAGAGTTGTTTGAAAAAGGAAGAGACGAACTTATAAATAAATATTCTCTATTTGCTGAAGAGATTAACAGTAAATCTAAAGATATAGAAGAGCGTTATGAAACTTTAAGTCAGTCTAAAGAGGGGCTTGAAGTTGAGCTTATAAACTTGAGAGACACTATACAAGAGAGACTTAATTCTATAACAGAGTCCAGTGTAGAAGAGTTTAAGGGTGAAATGGAGAAGACTAAAGAGTTCTTATACAACACTTTAAAAGAGGAATTAGAGAGAATAGGAAGTGAAAAAGAGGAGTTCTTAGAGTCTGTTGAAGATAAGGCTCATTCTTTAGAGAAAACTATAGATGACATTAAAGATAAAGCAGATTTGATAACTAAAGATTATGAAGATAAAACTATTCAATTAGAGACAGAATTTACTACTCTTAAAGATGATATTAGTAACCGCTTGATAACAGAAGTGGAGGCATTTTCTAATAATATAAGAGATATACTTGAAAACGAAAATGATGGTATTATCACTCTTTATAGAAACAAAACTAAAGAGCTTTCTGATTTAATAGTCTCTATAGACGGTATGAGCGAAGAAACTATGCTTAGAGCAGAGAGTAAATTTGATGAGATAGTTAATGATATAGATAGACTTAAAAATGATATATTAGTTAGAACTCAAGATGACATGGAGTATTCTATAGACAATGCAAGAAGTTCTCTTATAGCTGAAATTAATGAGCTTAGAGCAGATGTTGAAACAGAAACTAATTTATTAAAAGATAAGATGAATGAGATACATTATCAAACATCTGAAATAGCTTCTATATTAAACAATAAACAAGAAGAGATATTAGATGCTTTAAGTTTAGAAAAAGAATATTTGTATAAAGATTTAGAAGAGCAGGCTAATAAAAAAATATTAGAGCTTGAAGATAATATTAATAATATAAAAGCTGATTTTGAGCAGGGTGTAGATAATTATATAAAAAATACATATACTGATTTGAATAATGTTACAGAAAAATTAGCTGCCTTAAAAGAACAATATGATAATGACAGCAATAAAATACAAGGTCTATTACAAGATACAGAGATTAATTTAAAAGAGAATATCGAAAAACGTATAGAGCTTTTAGATAAAACTTCTTCAGAGATAAAAGATTTAGTTGATAGTGCTAATGATAAATTAGATACTGGCATAAAAAATGCAGAGTCTAACATAGAAGAGATTAGAAATAATTTATATGAATATGGTAACTCTTATTTAGATAGTTTAAAAAGTCAGTTAAAAGAAGTTATTGATAATTATGAAGAGACTAGTATGAAATCTATAAGCGATAGCATAAATAGTCTTGTTCATCAAGTAGAAGAAAGCGACAAAAGACATAATGATATAATTTCAAATATGGAAGATTCTTTAAAAGAGTTTAAAGATAAAATAGATTATTCATTAAATGAAAATAAAGAGTTTGCTGAAGATAATAAAAATAAAATAGTTAATATGCTAAATACAGAATTACTTGATGCAACTAATTCATTTGATGCTCTTCTAAATGAAAAAAGAGAAGGTATAAACAAAGTTAGAGATGATATAGAAGATATTTTAAATAGAGTTGAAAACGGAAGAGAAGATTTTGAAAATACTATAAACAAAGTGTATGACGCTGCAAATGAGAAAGAAAATCAATTATTGTCAAATATTGAAGATAAATATAAATCATTAAATGTTAAAATAGATGATTTATTTAGTGAGAGTAAATTAGATTTAGATTCTATGACTAATGAATATAAAAGTTCTTTAGAAAATTATTATAATAACTTGAGAAATGAATATGAACAATTAAAAGAACATTCTGATATTATTAGTGACGAATATAGAATAAAAATGGACACTTTATCTTCTAAGCTTGAAGAGCTTGCATTTGCTTCTAAGAATATGGAAGATAGTATAGAAAATAAAACAAAAGATATTACAGATTATGTTAATAATGTAAAAGAAAATGTTGATGCAAAATCTGATGAAATAATATCTTCTGTAGATAAAATTAAAGAGGATATTGACTTAAAAAGAGATGATGTTAATAGATATGTAGATGAATTAAAATCTGATATAGATAATAAATTAGGAATAACTGATTCTTATATAAATGAATTAAGAGATAATATTGATAATATAGAAAAGAACAGTGATGAATATTTGAATGTTTTGAAAAATGTTGTAGATGATAGATTGGAAACTGCAGATTCTTATATAAATGAGCTTAAAGCTAATATAGATTCTAAAGAGAAGGATTCTAATGATTATGTAGATGCTTTGAAAGCTAATATAGATGACAGATTAGAAAAAGCTGATTCTTATGTTAATGAGTTTAAATCTAATATAGATTCTAAAGAAAAAGATTCTAATGATTATGTAGATGCTTTGAAAGCTAATATAGATGACAGATTGGAAAAAGCTGATTCTTTTGTTAATGAGTTTAAATCTAATATAGATTCTAAAGAAAAAGATTCTAACTATTATATAGATGCTTTGAAAACTAATATAGATAATAGATTAGAAAAAGCTGATTCTTTTGTTAATGAACTTAAAGACAATATAGATAGCTTGAGAAAAGCAGCTGATACTAAAATGGCAGATATTGCATCTTATATTGATGAGAGAAAAGAGTTTTTAAATGCTAAATGTGAAGAGGCGTTTAATAGTGTAGAAGAAGAAGCTTCAAATAAATTAGATGAACTCAATGAAATAATAGAGGCTGCTATAGAAAAATATAATGATGAAATAAAAGAGATAGAAAGCGTAAGATTGGAAGAGAATGCTAATATAATAGCTGATGTTGAAAATATTGGTGCTAATATAAGAAAAGATTATAAAAAATATACTAAAATATTAGAAGAGATATATAACAATAAAAAAACTTCTCTTGATGATTATGCTAATGAGTTGAAAAACAATATAGAAAAACATAGAGAAGATTCTGAAAAGATACATTTAGAAAATGAGTCTAATTATATAGATAATTATTTGAAAACTAAATCTTTAGAGATAGATGAGAAAGTTAATAATATAAATACTACTTTAAATGATTCTTTCAATACTCTTTATAATGGAGTTACTCAATTATTAGATAAAGCTAAAGAGTATACTGATTCTGCGGTAAATAATCAAACATTAGAGCTTTCTAAGGCATTAGAATTATTGAGAGATGGTTTTAATACTTATAGAGATAGTATTGACAATAGATTAAAAGAAGAGATGGATAATATGATTTCTAATAATGAGAATATGTTATCTATGTTTAATGAATATAATGAAAAAATTGAACGCATTAATGATATTTCTAATTTGGTAGATAGCCTTAAAGATGATATTTATAATGAATTAGAAGAATTAAAATCTGATGTATCATTTAAAAATACTGAATTCGATAGAACTATAGATGAAATAAAAGCTTCTATTATGTCTAGAGAAGAGTTAAATGATATTCAAGAGTCTGAAAGAGAAGCTTTGAATGTTCAATTAGATGATATGAAAGAAGAGTTTGAAATTTTTAAATCTCAAATCTTAAAGAGTAGTGAAGTAGAAATACCTGCTTTATTAGAAGAAGAGAGAGAAAGAATAGAAAATATATTTGATGAGTTTTCAAAAAATCTTCTTATGAGAATATCTGATAATGAAAGCGACTTAAATTATATTAAAGATGTTTTATCTGAAGAGAGAAATCATTTAATAGATAAATTACAATTAATAGAAAAAGATTTAGAAGATGTTAAATCTGATAATAGGGTTGAGGCATTAGTTGAAGATAAGCTTCAGTTAGAAAGTTCTTTAGATGATTTAAAATCTGATATAGAAAAAGTTAAAAATTTAGAAAAAGATTTTATTTCTTTGAAAGATAGAATGGAGGGAATAGACTCTACTATAAAAGATGATGTTGCTTCTTTATCTAATAAATTAATAGATTTTAAAGATAATTTAGAAGAGAAAATATCTAATGATTCTACTTCCTTATTAGCAGATTTAGAGGCTCTTAACAAAGAGTTATATACTATAAAAGATAATATTTCTAATTCTATTGATAAAACTGATAATATAGAAAACAAAATGGAGAATATATTAAAAGAATTATCATCTGGAAATGAAGAGTTTAAAAACAGGATAGAGAAACGCATTGAATATTTTGAAGATTCTTGGTCTGACCCTA from Brachyspira pilosicoli includes:
- a CDS encoding S1 RNA-binding domain-containing protein; its protein translation is MEDNNLSEQKNEFLKALEESDNKTHFRGSVVKGKIVQFDDTDVFIDFNSKVEGKINRDEFDKEPVKGEEIEAVIKGEDNNKGYVILSKRDIDKRKAQDLIEDAVKNATPINGVVKEAIKGGFTVSLMGHNAFCPFSQIDISRGIKEADYIGKEFQFKIIDRKGNKDIVVSRRVLQEETQNKVIEEYLSNLKEGDIVEGKVKNIEKFGAFIQLTEGLDGFLAIPNMSWAKIINPKNIITKGEERKFQVLSVDREKRKVDLGIKQLEGDTWYKFVEEYHVGDIIKGEVTTVKKFGAFVNVYEGVEGLIHVSDLSWNSHVNNPNDFVKVGAYLECKILDMNVPERKLTLGLKQVKDNPWDSAERDFPVKSSVKCKVKRIFKDFAVFELPNGLEGICDISDFDWMNNTVNIKDYIKENEEVEMVIMSIDRDKQRIKLSYKHTKESPWRLFDKAHPHGSIVNGTVKAIIDSGVIVSLENDLEGYMHISQIDLPKGESLENVLKVGESYPFVVREVNQVKRRISLSRREYMEAENKKETQSYISKEEPTSLTYNPFDNIKN
- a CDS encoding SpiroCoCo family coiled-coil protein yields the protein MFPILNFALMLIIPIIVVGISKIIDRKKNNNNSNFDDIFAEEKAALEGIIEEKISEVRDNAIDLEIAVKKAGFISKSMEEDLAKLNNKIESYKDYKAAVSQYQEQVDSLEEAYLDILNKVDTVLKERNTIEKTYKRISDVKTKMIELEKNVSSIQDNLIASYNAKLNDFESELYKRFDALTTNLLARDAHYTDMAEQEKDKISALTEEFKLHVAKKEELFTNQLTQLAERTARNNIEQLAELFEKGRDELINKYSLFAEEINSKSKDIEERYETLSQSKEGLEVELINLRDTIQERLNSITESSVEEFKGEMEKTKEFLYNTLKEELERIGSEKEEFLESVEDKAHSLEKTIDDIKDKADLITKDYEDKTIQLETEFTTLKDDISNRLITEVEAFSNNIRDILENENDGIITLYRNKTKELSDLIVSIDGMSEETMLRAESKFDEIVNDIDRLKNDILVRTQDDMEYSIDNARSSLIAEINELRADVETETNLLKDKMNEIHYQTSEIASILNNKQEEILDALSLEKEYLYKDLEEQANKKILELEDNINNIKADFEQGVDNYIKNTYTDLNNVTEKLAALKEQYDNDSNKIQGLLQDTEINLKENIEKRIELLDKTSSEIKDLVDSANDKLDTGIKNAESNIEEIRNNLYEYGNSYLDSLKSQLKEVIDNYEETSMKSISDSINSLVHQVEESDKRHNDIISNMEDSLKEFKDKIDYSLNENKEFAEDNKNKIVNMLNTELLDATNSFDALLNEKREGINKVRDDIEDILNRVENGREDFENTINKVYDAANEKENQLLSNIEDKYKSLNVKIDDLFSESKLDLDSMTNEYKSSLENYYNNLRNEYEQLKEHSDIISDEYRIKMDTLSSKLEELAFASKNMEDSIENKTKDITDYVNNVKENVDAKSDEIISSVDKIKEDIDLKRDDVNRYVDELKSDIDNKLGITDSYINELRDNIDNIEKNSDEYLNVLKNVVDDRLETADSYINELKANIDSKEKDSNDYVDALKANIDDRLEKADSYVNEFKSNIDSKEKDSNDYVDALKANIDDRLEKADSFVNEFKSNIDSKEKDSNYYIDALKTNIDNRLEKADSFVNELKDNIDSLRKAADTKMADIASYIDERKEFLNAKCEEAFNSVEEEASNKLDELNEIIEAAIEKYNDEIKEIESVRLEENANIIADVENIGANIRKDYKKYTKILEEIYNNKKTSLDDYANELKNNIEKHREDSEKIHLENESNYIDNYLKTKSLEIDEKVNNINTTLNDSFNTLYNGVTQLLDKAKEYTDSAVNNQTLELSKALELLRDGFNTYRDSIDNRLKEEMDNMISNNENMLSMFNEYNEKIERINDISNLVDSLKDDIYNELEELKSDVSFKNTEFDRTIDEIKASIMSREELNDIQESEREALNVQLDDMKEEFEIFKSQILKSSEVEIPALLEEERERIENIFDEFSKNLLMRISDNESDLNYIKDVLSEERNHLIDKLQLIEKDLEDVKSDNRVEALVEDKLQLESSLDDLKSDIEKVKNLEKDFISLKDRMEGIDSTIKDDVASLSNKLIDFKDNLEEKISNDSTSLLADLEALNKELYTIKDNISNSIDKTDNIENKMENILKELSSGNEEFKNRIEKRIEYFEDSWSDPTKIRSMYANEIKEEINNIRAYSDEKIDAYINELRNQIDEISSGIEDWKNANINELLSQLNDAKNNIESYIKDTDSKKEELLSDILKNIEAKENEIYSRIDDKILNIENKLSNVDEKINNDIGSSLENIYKMINDSAKKYDEEIKNIEHHRNEEKESIIADLKSLSDSIRADYEEYSIMLDKSYDTAVSALDEHLENIKTEIENIKEESEAKLLANEKNYISEYLEEYSNTLDSKVEEKLTVLEESKKELDNILNNSFETLNSRIEESLSKVNSLADEKLSTLEKDINDKLLANVERLTKLEEDYAKIFNKDYLEELNSRINSINSKLEEEIVNIKTSLAEDISSVRSQYKELSIDFEEALDLVKRSILDRD
- the cmk gene encoding (d)CMP kinase, producing the protein MSDLKVYKIISLDGPSGAGKSTVAKLVAKKLGYKYLDTGAMYRAVTLFFLNKNVNIQNDNEIISAIGDLKISFDNNNKIYLNDVDVSEEIRSIKVVNMVSKVSSISAVRKSMVSLQRAIAENDNYVVDGRDIGSVVFPLAKYKFYIDASVDIRAKRRYEEEIQKGKNITFEEVFDSIKKRDEFDSNREDSPLVVPKDAIIIDTTNMTIDEVVQKITDVVFNKKSNE
- a CDS encoding sigma-70 family RNA polymerase sigma factor, giving the protein MKKDINEEYKGPVSVYLKQIGEIRRLTKEEELELWQRLEVCRENKNKLIDEDEKKYSKEIEEIDKEIDSIQHKLVKSNLRLVISIAKRYYNSGVPFIDIIDEGNIGLIEAVKRFEYRKGFKFSTYGVWWIKQSIVKEISSKRHIIRFPMHIARLIKKSIQISKNLTQQLGREPSIDEIAKEMKIDRKTLSSIIIFTQETASVDSFFKNSDNNDMTSFIEDKNFPSPHQDAFMESLRDTLTEALKALDEKERTVIIERFGLYGKEPKTLEDTGKELNITRERVRQIQIKALKKLSGLNLSKELKSFLWD